The genomic window GCCTGCTTGCGGGAGTGGACATTGCCCGCCGCGATCTGGCGAAGCTCGGGCACGGTTCGTTCTGCTTGGAGTGCAAGGCCTGTACCTTTCCCAAATGCCCGTTCGGGGGCTGACGGGTCTGTCGAACGAGGGAGGTGGCGATGCCGTCGCAATCGCAGGAGGACTCTGCCGCCCGTCCTGCAAGGCGGTCCGAGTCCAAGGGGAAGACCAAACCCGTGGAGGTTCTGAATGAACCGACCATCCGGCTGCATATTTGGCTGGAAACGGGCGATGGGGTGTTTTTTGGCGCCGGGCGAGCGTTCCTGCTGGAGAAAATCGAGGAGCACGGATCGTTGCGCAAAGCGGCCGAGGATCTCGGAATGTCGTATCGCGCCGCGTGGGGTAAAATAAGAAAAACCGAGAAGGT from Syntrophobacter fumaroxidans MPOB includes these protein-coding regions:
- a CDS encoding winged helix-turn-helix domain-containing protein yields the protein MPSQSQEDSAARPARRSESKGKTKPVEVLNEPTIRLHIWLETGDGVFFGAGRAFLLEKIEEHGSLRKAAEDLGMSYRAAWGKIRKTEKVLGVKLIAQCRSKKEGHNLTEEGRMLKEKYLLWFQEIEREALRKAAEIFPWPVRGYKEKGGDKFLRQ